The following proteins come from a genomic window of Actinomarinicola tropica:
- a CDS encoding murein hydrolase activator EnvC family protein → MTPLHVRQPAPRSARRRVSGRASAALVVAALLAGLVGPASPADASVADELAAVQSEADQLAQELSDLETELALIEQEIAALEEEAEEIRAEIAVLRDEVREVAVNRYVNGGNPPSIWTPDPLETARRDTLLGAVQADSNKSIDAFRDAGERLASSQEELADRLARQEQAEQDLETRLAELQEELQRLAELQRQADLAAARRAAEERERELAAARQATTTTTADDDEGDDDTAAGPTRPDPPSSPGPTDPPPTSPSPTNPPPTAPPTTSPPPPPPPPPPPPSSGFVCPVRPSSFIDSWGAPRSGGRSHKGVDMMAAIGTPAVAPVSGRVEHRGNSLGGLSYHLYGDDGNYYYGTHLSAYGQSGRVSAGTVIGYVGDTGNAAGIPQLHFEIHRGGPGNAINPYPTVRAAC, encoded by the coding sequence GTGACGCCGTTGCACGTGCGACAACCCGCTCCCCGCTCTGCCCGCCGCCGGGTCTCCGGCCGGGCATCCGCTGCGCTCGTCGTCGCCGCGCTCCTCGCCGGCCTCGTGGGTCCGGCCTCCCCGGCCGACGCATCGGTCGCCGACGAGCTCGCCGCGGTGCAGTCAGAGGCCGACCAGCTGGCCCAGGAGCTGTCCGACCTCGAGACCGAGCTCGCGCTCATCGAGCAGGAGATCGCCGCGCTGGAGGAGGAGGCCGAGGAGATCCGCGCCGAGATCGCGGTGCTGCGCGACGAGGTGCGCGAGGTCGCGGTGAACCGCTACGTCAACGGCGGCAACCCGCCCTCGATCTGGACGCCGGACCCCCTCGAGACGGCCCGGCGTGACACGCTGCTCGGCGCCGTGCAGGCCGACTCGAACAAGTCGATCGACGCCTTCCGGGACGCGGGCGAGCGCCTCGCGTCCTCCCAGGAGGAGCTGGCCGACCGCCTCGCCCGCCAGGAGCAGGCCGAGCAGGACCTCGAGACCCGGCTGGCCGAGCTCCAGGAGGAGCTGCAGCGCCTGGCCGAGCTGCAGCGACAGGCCGACCTCGCCGCGGCCCGCCGGGCCGCCGAGGAGCGCGAGCGCGAGCTCGCCGCCGCCCGGCAGGCCACCACCACCACGACGGCCGACGACGACGAGGGCGACGACGACACCGCAGCCGGGCCGACGCGGCCGGATCCGCCGTCGTCGCCGGGCCCCACCGACCCGCCGCCGACGTCGCCGTCGCCCACGAACCCGCCGCCGACGGCCCCGCCGACCACCAGCCCGCCGCCCCCGCCCCCGCCGCCCCCGCCCCCGCCGTCGAGCGGCTTCGTCTGCCCGGTGCGCCCGTCGTCCTTCATCGACTCCTGGGGCGCGCCGCGATCCGGCGGCCGCAGCCACAAGGGCGTCGACATGATGGCCGCGATCGGGACCCCCGCGGTCGCCCCGGTGAGCGGGCGCGTCGAGCACCGGGGCAACTCCCTCGGCGGCCTCTCGTACCACCTGTACGGCGACGACGGGAACTACTACTACGGCACCCACCTGAGCGCCTACGGCCAGAGCGGCCGGGTGAGCGCGGGCACGGTCATCGGCTACGTCGGCGACACGGGCAACGCCGCCGGCATCCCGCAGCTCCACTTCGAGATCCACCGCGGTGGCCCGGGCAACGCCATCAACCCGTACCCGACCGTGCGGGCCGCCTGCTGA
- a CDS encoding aldehyde dehydrogenase family protein, which produces MTDRLDVRKTYKLYVAGAFPRSESGRTYDVTGPDGTVLAHAPLASRKDARDAVGAARGAQASWAGRTAYNRAQILYRIAEMLEGRRAQFVDELGAAGAEDAATEVDAAVDRWVWYAGWADKIAQVAGSANPVAGPYFNLSVPEPSGVVVVVAPDAPALLGLVSRVAPAILAGNTTVVVASETSPLPALTFGEVLATSDLPDGVVNVLSGRRAELVPPLAGHRDVDVLDLLGVDDDELRADARRAAADAVTRTVRERPGDRDWLGEGAQHPELILASCEVKTVWHPKGR; this is translated from the coding sequence GTGACCGACCGCCTGGACGTGCGCAAGACCTACAAGCTCTACGTGGCCGGGGCGTTCCCTCGCTCCGAGTCCGGCCGCACCTACGACGTCACCGGTCCGGACGGCACGGTCCTCGCCCACGCGCCGCTCGCCTCCCGGAAGGACGCCCGCGACGCCGTCGGCGCCGCCCGCGGTGCGCAGGCGAGCTGGGCCGGTCGCACCGCGTACAACCGGGCCCAGATCCTCTACCGCATCGCCGAGATGCTCGAGGGTCGACGCGCCCAGTTCGTCGACGAGCTGGGGGCGGCCGGCGCCGAGGACGCGGCCACCGAGGTGGACGCAGCCGTCGATCGCTGGGTCTGGTACGCCGGGTGGGCCGACAAGATCGCCCAGGTCGCCGGGTCGGCGAACCCCGTCGCGGGGCCGTACTTCAACCTGTCGGTGCCCGAGCCGTCGGGCGTGGTCGTCGTCGTCGCTCCCGACGCCCCGGCCCTGCTCGGCCTCGTCTCTCGGGTCGCTCCGGCCATCCTCGCCGGCAACACCACGGTGGTCGTCGCCTCCGAGACGAGCCCGCTCCCTGCGCTGACCTTCGGCGAGGTCCTGGCCACGAGCGACCTCCCCGACGGGGTGGTGAACGTGCTGAGCGGACGTCGCGCCGAGCTGGTCCCGCCGCTGGCGGGCCACCGCGACGTCGACGTCCTCGACCTGCTCGGGGTCGACGACGACGAGCTGCGCGCCGACGCCCGGCGCGCCGCCGCCGACGCCGTGACCCGCACGGTGCGGGAGCGTCCCGGCGACCGGGACTGGCTCGGTGAGGGCGCCCAGCACCCGGAGCTGATCCTCGCGTCCTGCGAGGTCAAGACGGTCTGGCACCCGAAGGGCCGGTAG
- a CDS encoding GNAT family N-acetyltransferase: MSLELRDARPDDRAALFAVFDAVVTTGEGYPEAPPLDEVRFAASWVDPPVVVVATLDGAVVGAYYLKPNFPGRAAHIANAGYVVAASARGRGIGRALVVDSIARAPRAGFDAIMFNLVFESNPARSLYEELGWREIGRIPRGVDGEPAVIYWRDV; this comes from the coding sequence GTGAGCTTGGAGCTGCGCGACGCCCGACCCGACGACCGGGCCGCCCTCTTCGCCGTGTTCGACGCCGTCGTCACCACCGGAGAGGGCTACCCCGAGGCCCCTCCGCTCGACGAGGTGCGCTTCGCGGCCAGCTGGGTCGACCCGCCGGTCGTCGTGGTGGCGACGCTCGACGGGGCGGTGGTCGGTGCCTACTACCTGAAGCCGAACTTCCCCGGACGAGCCGCGCACATCGCCAACGCCGGCTACGTCGTCGCGGCGTCGGCCCGGGGTCGGGGGATCGGGCGGGCCCTCGTCGTGGACTCGATCGCCCGGGCACCCCGAGCGGGGTTCGACGCCATCATGTTCAACCTGGTGTTCGAGTCGAACCCGGCCCGATCGCTCTACGAGGAGCTCGGCTGGCGGGAGATCGGACGCATCCCCCGCGGCGTCGACGGCGAGCCGGCGGTCATCTACTGGAGGGACGTGTGA
- a CDS encoding YdeI/OmpD-associated family protein — protein sequence MAVPETASDHPATWNFDMPIFHAETRAAVRAWLLAHHARERGVWLATWKPATGRPVVPYPEVVEEAICVGWIDSTVNTLDDDRRLQLLTPRKPRSGWTRLNRERAARMEADGLMTDAGRRAIEVAQANGWWTIYDPVEDLVEPDELAAALDADPAARAGWDAWPPSVRKQELWKVVSAAKPDTRARRVASIVEVAASGRRP from the coding sequence ATGGCGGTGCCCGAGACGGCGTCGGACCACCCGGCGACCTGGAACTTCGACATGCCGATCTTCCACGCCGAGACCCGCGCCGCGGTGCGCGCCTGGCTGCTCGCCCACCACGCGCGCGAGCGCGGCGTGTGGCTGGCGACGTGGAAGCCGGCGACGGGGCGGCCGGTCGTCCCCTACCCGGAGGTCGTCGAGGAGGCCATCTGCGTCGGGTGGATCGACTCGACGGTCAACACGCTCGACGACGACCGGCGCCTCCAGCTCCTCACACCCCGCAAGCCCCGCAGCGGGTGGACGCGCCTCAACCGGGAGCGGGCGGCCCGCATGGAGGCCGACGGGCTGATGACCGACGCCGGGCGGCGGGCGATCGAGGTGGCGCAGGCCAACGGTTGGTGGACGATCTACGACCCGGTCGAGGACCTGGTCGAGCCCGACGAGCTGGCTGCGGCTCTCGACGCCGACCCCGCGGCCCGGGCGGGGTGGGACGCCTGGCCGCCGTCGGTCCGCAAGCAGGAGCTCTGGAAGGTCGTCAGCGCGGCGAAGCCCGACACGCGGGCCCGCCGCGTGGCGTCGATCGTCGAGGTGGCCGCCTCCGGCCGCCGCCCCTGA
- a CDS encoding N-formylglutamate amidohydrolase produces MSQPVGWVSRQFGDDPTVVLHVPHGGLRIPADVRSAIVLDDGQLEAELAAMTDRHTDHLAVSACERSATSTVVVANELSRLVVDPERFVDERESMAEIGMGRVYLATSTLDVLRHPDPQRDADLVRRYFEPYETAVARAVDVVLDANGHATILDIHSYPRDPLPYERDHGAERPGICLGTDGVHTPRSLLDAAREVFDGVPGGVALDTPFAGTYVPGDHYGTNTAVRSLMVEIRRDLYMDETTLELHGGADDVTARLAALIDRS; encoded by the coding sequence GTGAGCCAGCCGGTCGGCTGGGTGTCGAGGCAGTTCGGCGACGACCCGACGGTGGTGCTGCACGTACCGCACGGCGGGCTGCGCATCCCCGCGGACGTCCGCTCCGCGATCGTCCTCGACGACGGCCAGCTGGAAGCGGAGCTGGCGGCGATGACCGACCGCCACACCGATCACCTGGCCGTCTCGGCGTGCGAGCGGTCGGCCACGTCCACCGTCGTCGTCGCCAACGAGCTCTCCCGTCTGGTCGTCGACCCCGAGCGCTTCGTCGACGAACGGGAGTCGATGGCCGAGATCGGGATGGGTCGGGTCTACCTCGCCACCTCCACGCTGGACGTGCTGCGACACCCGGACCCGCAGCGGGACGCCGACCTCGTGCGGCGGTACTTCGAGCCCTACGAGACGGCCGTGGCCCGCGCCGTCGACGTGGTGCTCGACGCCAACGGCCACGCCACGATCCTCGACATCCACTCCTACCCGCGCGACCCGCTTCCCTACGAGCGCGACCATGGCGCCGAGCGTCCCGGCATCTGCCTCGGCACCGATGGGGTCCACACGCCTCGCTCGCTCCTCGACGCCGCCCGGGAGGTGTTCGACGGCGTCCCGGGAGGCGTGGCGCTGGACACTCCGTTCGCGGGCACGTACGTGCCGGGCGATCACTACGGCACGAACACCGCGGTGCGGTCCCTGATGGTCGAGATCCGGCGCGACCTCTACATGGACGAGACGACGCTCGAGCTCCACGGGGGCGCCGACGACGTCACAGCGCGGCTGGCGGCGCTCATCGATCGGAGCTGA
- a CDS encoding aldehyde dehydrogenase family protein has product MPDTPATPDLPPTFDLEYAPAPESSSVVSIADSYSLFIGGAWVEPRSGRSFTTTNPATEEGLAEVAEADADDVDDAVGAARAALDEWSAWSGRDRAKVLYRVARVIQERARELAVLETIDGGKPIKESRDVDVPLAAAHFFYYAGWADKLGYAFPGRRPRPVGVAGQIIPWNFPLLMASWKLAPALAAGNTVVLKPAETTPLTALVLAEILQEAGLPDGAVNIVTGAGETGAALVAHPGVDKIAFTGSTEVGKHIQRELAARDTRLTLELGGKAANIVFEDAAIDQAVEGVVNGIYFNQGHVCCAGSRLLVQESIADAFLDKLKRRLDTLRVGDPLDKNTDVGAINSLAQLDKIEELVAAGVAEGAEMYQPQCALPERGWFHRPTLFTGVSLSHRIAREEIFGPVLSVLTFRTAEEAVTKANNTPYGLSAGVWTEKGSRILWMADRLKAGVVWANTFNRFDPTSPFGGFRESGFGREGGRHGLEPYVELEDLVAT; this is encoded by the coding sequence ATGCCCGACACGCCTGCCACCCCCGACCTGCCCCCGACGTTCGACCTCGAGTACGCGCCCGCGCCCGAGTCCTCGAGCGTCGTCTCGATCGCCGACAGCTACTCCCTCTTCATCGGCGGCGCCTGGGTCGAGCCCCGCAGCGGCCGCTCCTTCACGACCACGAACCCCGCCACCGAGGAGGGCCTCGCCGAGGTCGCCGAGGCCGACGCCGACGACGTCGACGACGCGGTCGGCGCCGCACGTGCCGCCCTCGACGAGTGGTCGGCGTGGTCGGGCCGCGACCGGGCAAAGGTGCTCTACCGCGTCGCCCGGGTGATCCAGGAGCGGGCCCGCGAGCTGGCGGTGCTCGAGACGATCGACGGCGGCAAGCCCATCAAGGAGTCGCGCGACGTCGACGTCCCGCTCGCCGCCGCGCACTTCTTCTACTACGCAGGCTGGGCCGACAAGCTCGGCTACGCGTTCCCCGGCCGCCGGCCCCGGCCGGTCGGCGTCGCCGGGCAGATCATCCCGTGGAACTTCCCGCTCCTCATGGCGTCCTGGAAGCTCGCGCCCGCGCTCGCCGCGGGGAACACGGTGGTCCTGAAGCCGGCCGAGACGACGCCGCTCACCGCGCTGGTCCTCGCCGAGATCCTCCAGGAGGCCGGCCTCCCCGACGGGGCGGTCAACATCGTCACCGGTGCGGGCGAGACGGGGGCCGCGCTCGTGGCCCATCCGGGCGTCGACAAGATCGCGTTCACCGGATCGACCGAGGTCGGCAAGCACATCCAGCGCGAGCTCGCCGCCCGCGACACCCGCCTCACCCTCGAGCTCGGGGGCAAGGCGGCCAACATCGTGTTCGAGGACGCGGCGATCGACCAGGCCGTCGAGGGCGTCGTCAACGGCATCTACTTCAACCAGGGCCACGTCTGCTGCGCCGGCTCCCGCCTGCTCGTCCAGGAGTCGATCGCCGACGCCTTCCTCGACAAGCTCAAGCGACGGCTCGACACGCTCCGGGTGGGCGATCCGCTCGACAAGAACACCGACGTCGGCGCGATCAACTCGCTGGCCCAGCTCGACAAGATCGAGGAGCTCGTCGCCGCCGGCGTGGCGGAGGGCGCGGAGATGTACCAGCCGCAGTGCGCCCTGCCCGAGCGGGGCTGGTTCCACCGCCCCACGCTCTTCACCGGGGTCTCGCTGTCCCACCGCATCGCCCGCGAGGAGATCTTCGGCCCGGTGCTGTCGGTGCTGACGTTCCGGACCGCCGAGGAGGCGGTCACCAAGGCGAACAACACGCCCTACGGCCTCTCCGCCGGTGTGTGGACCGAGAAGGGGTCGCGCATCCTCTGGATGGCCGACCGGCTGAAGGCCGGTGTCGTGTGGGCCAACACGTTCAACCGCTTCGACCCGACGAGCCCGTTCGGTGGGTTCCGCGAGAGCGGCTTCGGGCGCGAGGGCGGCCGTCACGGCCTCGAGCCCTACGTCGAGCTCGAGGACCTCGTCGCCACGTGA
- the deoC gene encoding deoxyribose-phosphate aldolase, producing the protein MALIEIPGAQDVPGGATVSVTPVDEVGLEARAAALGTRSIKTSSKLAALDLAIRCMDLTTLEGIDTPGKVRAMCAKAVRPDPAMSGIPSVAAVCVYPELVPTAVDALQGTGIHVASVAGTFPAGLGPLDVRLAEIRSAVAAGADEVDIVLNRSAFMAGRYREAFDEIAASKEACGRAHLKVILETGELGSYDQVRRASMLAMLAGADFIKTSTGKIGTNATPPTALCMAEAIRDFADQTGTAVGLKLAGGIRNAKQSWQYLVLVQETLGAEWLTPDRFRIGASSLLNDVLMQIAKLRSGTYQRPSDFTVD; encoded by the coding sequence ATGGCTCTCATCGAGATCCCCGGGGCGCAGGACGTTCCCGGCGGCGCCACCGTGTCGGTCACCCCGGTCGACGAGGTCGGCCTCGAGGCCCGGGCCGCCGCGCTCGGCACCCGGTCGATCAAGACGAGCTCCAAGCTCGCGGCGCTCGACCTGGCCATCCGGTGCATGGACCTCACCACGCTCGAGGGCATCGACACCCCCGGCAAGGTGCGGGCCATGTGCGCCAAGGCGGTGCGGCCCGACCCCGCGATGTCGGGCATCCCGTCCGTCGCCGCCGTCTGCGTCTACCCGGAGCTCGTCCCGACCGCCGTCGACGCGCTCCAGGGCACCGGCATCCACGTCGCCAGCGTCGCCGGCACGTTCCCCGCCGGCCTCGGCCCGCTCGACGTGCGCCTCGCCGAGATCCGCTCCGCCGTGGCGGCGGGCGCCGACGAGGTCGACATCGTGCTCAACCGCTCGGCGTTCATGGCCGGCCGCTACCGCGAGGCGTTCGACGAGATCGCCGCCTCGAAGGAGGCCTGCGGACGGGCCCACCTGAAGGTCATCCTCGAGACGGGCGAGCTCGGCTCCTACGACCAGGTCCGCCGGGCGTCCATGCTCGCGATGCTCGCCGGTGCCGACTTCATCAAGACCTCCACCGGCAAGATCGGCACCAACGCCACGCCCCCCACCGCGCTGTGCATGGCCGAGGCGATCCGCGACTTCGCCGACCAGACCGGCACGGCCGTCGGCCTCAAGCTGGCCGGCGGCATCCGCAACGCGAAGCAGTCCTGGCAGTACCTCGTGCTCGTCCAGGAGACGCTCGGCGCCGAGTGGCTGACGCCCGATCGCTTCCGCATCGGAGCGTCGAGCCTGCTGAACGACGTGCTGATGCAGATCGCCAAGCTGCGCTCCGGCACCTACCAGCGTCCGTCCGACTTCACCGTCGACTGA
- the upp gene encoding uracil phosphoribosyltransferase: MQTHVVDHPLAAERLARIRDASTPSPAFRQALRELSTFLVYEATRSLESEVTTVRTPLADAPARQLVRQPIIVPVLRAGLGMLGPAQDLLPDAPVGFIGVRRNEETLLPDAYMSTIPPDLDGAPVIVLDPMLATGGSLVYTCEQIVEHHSGRMIVVCVLAAPEGIEHFAAAGFDAEIYTASVDERLNEVGFIVPGLGDAGDRQFGAQ, encoded by the coding sequence GTGCAGACCCACGTCGTCGACCACCCCCTCGCCGCCGAGCGCCTCGCCCGCATCCGCGACGCCTCCACGCCGTCGCCCGCGTTCCGCCAGGCTCTCCGGGAGCTGTCCACGTTCCTCGTCTACGAGGCCACCCGCTCGCTCGAGAGCGAGGTGACGACGGTGCGCACGCCGCTGGCCGACGCGCCGGCTCGACAGCTGGTCCGCCAGCCGATCATCGTGCCGGTGCTGCGGGCCGGCCTCGGCATGCTCGGACCGGCGCAGGACCTGCTGCCCGACGCGCCCGTCGGCTTCATCGGCGTCCGGCGCAACGAGGAGACCCTCCTGCCCGACGCCTACATGTCGACGATCCCGCCCGACCTCGACGGCGCGCCGGTGATCGTCCTCGACCCGATGCTCGCCACCGGGGGGTCGCTCGTCTACACCTGCGAGCAGATCGTCGAGCACCACTCGGGGCGCATGATCGTCGTGTGCGTGCTCGCAGCACCAGAGGGGATCGAGCACTTCGCCGCCGCCGGGTTCGACGCCGAGATCTACACCGCCTCGGTCGACGAGCGCCTGAACGAGGTGGGGTTCATCGTGCCGGGCCTCGGCGACGCCGGCGACCGCCAGTTCGGTGCCCAGTAG